A DNA window from Candidatus Saccharibacteria bacterium oral taxon 955 contains the following coding sequences:
- the obgE gene encoding GTPase ObgE, which translates to MFIDIAKVTVQAGKGGDGAVSFRHEIYVDKGGPDGGDGGRGGDVIFLASEQLNTLLKFRYQPRLIASDGVNGSKRKMAGRSGEDLVVKVPVGTVVKRDGVVIADLVSPEQKVVVAKGGDGGFGNAHFKSSTRQTPRMAELGEPGESFEAELELKLLADVGLIGFPNAGKSTFLSVVSNARPEIANYEFTTLTPNLGVADVDDGSILIADIPGLIEGASEGRGLGDQFLRHVERTAVLLHMIDAYSDDPAEKYLAIRRELEKYSKDLTKRPEIVALTKCEGLDDEIIAMQATALQNVTGGAQVVAISSQTHHNIKELLRLLRQEVEDYRQREAKVVETSGDDVPVISLGEGESTDDWSVERLDDVEKEDGEVVRVFKVTGKKIEKFARRTNFDQFEAVNRLRDIMKRLGISHELMRRGAEGDSYVVIGESQLFTLVEQ; encoded by the coding sequence ATGTTTATCGATATAGCAAAGGTAACGGTACAGGCTGGTAAGGGCGGTGATGGGGCCGTTAGTTTTCGACACGAAATTTACGTTGACAAGGGTGGCCCTGACGGTGGAGATGGTGGGCGTGGTGGTGATGTTATTTTTTTGGCGAGTGAGCAACTAAATACTCTATTAAAGTTTCGCTATCAGCCACGCCTCATAGCTAGTGATGGTGTAAATGGAAGTAAGCGCAAGATGGCTGGACGATCCGGTGAGGACCTGGTAGTAAAGGTGCCAGTTGGAACGGTTGTGAAACGTGACGGTGTGGTGATTGCTGATTTAGTATCGCCTGAGCAGAAGGTGGTCGTCGCCAAGGGTGGCGATGGCGGTTTTGGTAACGCCCACTTCAAGTCATCGACACGCCAAACACCTCGTATGGCAGAACTCGGTGAGCCTGGTGAGTCGTTTGAGGCTGAGCTAGAGCTAAAGTTACTGGCTGATGTTGGGCTGATCGGTTTTCCGAACGCCGGTAAATCGACGTTTTTGAGTGTGGTATCAAATGCTAGGCCAGAGATAGCTAATTATGAATTTACTACTTTGACACCAAATCTCGGTGTCGCAGACGTCGACGATGGGTCAATTTTGATTGCTGATATCCCAGGTTTGATCGAAGGCGCCTCGGAGGGTAGGGGCTTGGGCGACCAGTTTCTGCGTCATGTTGAGAGGACGGCGGTGCTTCTGCATATGATTGACGCTTATAGCGATGATCCAGCGGAGAAATATTTGGCAATTCGTCGTGAGCTAGAAAAATACAGTAAGGATTTGACGAAGCGCCCAGAGATAGTTGCACTTACCAAGTGTGAGGGACTGGATGATGAGATTATTGCCATGCAGGCAACCGCACTGCAAAATGTGACTGGTGGGGCGCAAGTGGTAGCGATTTCGTCGCAGACACACCATAATATTAAAGAGCTGTTGCGACTACTTCGTCAGGAAGTTGAGGACTATCGACAACGTGAAGCGAAGGTTGTTGAAACATCTGGCGATGACGTGCCGGTGATTTCTCTGGGCGAAGGGGAGTCGACCGACGACTGGTCGGTTGAGCGGTTAGATGATGTTGAAAAAGAGGACGGCGAGGTAGTTAGAGTATTCAAAGTGACCGGCAAAAAGATAGAAAAGTTTGCACGCCGTACTAATTTTGATCAATTTGAGGCGGTTAATCGTTTGCGCGACATTATGAAGCGACTTGGTATTTCTCATGAGCTTATGCGTCGTGGCGCTGAGGGGGACAGCTATGTTGTCATTGGTGAGTCTCAGCTGTTTACTCTAGTCGAGCAGTAA